One Verrucomicrobiia bacterium DNA window includes the following coding sequences:
- a CDS encoding glycosyltransferase family 2 protein, protein MANPGAGAVAVVPCLNEERTIASVVQGILSRLPAVLVVDDGSTDNTAAAARSAGANILRHEHRQGKGAALRDGVTWADAQGFAWALLMDGDGQHDPADIPTFLQAAGKADLIVGNRMSDCAAMPWLRRWANRWVSRQVSRHVGTDIPDAQCGFRLVRVAAWQAAGLQATGYEIEAEMLLKFGAAGFRILSVPVRTIYGNETSKFHPVRDAWRWWRWWRQMSRSQPRPDPHRH, encoded by the coding sequence ATGGCAAACCCCGGTGCAGGTGCCGTGGCGGTGGTGCCGTGTTTGAACGAGGAACGCACCATTGCCAGTGTCGTTCAAGGCATTCTCTCCCGCCTCCCCGCCGTGCTGGTGGTGGATGACGGCTCCACCGACAACACCGCGGCCGCAGCCCGTTCCGCCGGCGCCAATATATTGCGCCACGAACACCGGCAAGGCAAAGGCGCCGCCTTGCGCGATGGAGTGACCTGGGCCGACGCCCAAGGATTTGCCTGGGCTTTGCTCATGGATGGCGACGGCCAGCATGATCCGGCGGACATCCCCACCTTTCTGCAGGCTGCCGGTAAGGCCGATCTCATTGTGGGCAACCGCATGAGCGATTGCGCTGCCATGCCGTGGCTTCGCCGCTGGGCCAACCGATGGGTCAGCCGGCAGGTCTCGCGGCATGTGGGCACGGACATTCCCGATGCCCAGTGCGGCTTTCGCCTGGTCCGGGTGGCGGCCTGGCAGGCGGCCGGTTTGCAGGCCACGGGTTATGAAATCGAGGCGGAAATGCTGCTCAAGTTTGGGGCAGCCGGTTTTCGCATCCTCTCCGTGCCCGTCCGCACCATTTACGGCAACGAAACCAGCAAGTTTCACCCGGTGCGTGACGCCTGGCGCTGGTGGCGGTGGTGGCGGCAGATGAGCCGCTCCCAGCCCCGTCCTGACCCTCATCGCCATTAA